One stretch of Methyloversatilis sp. RAC08 DNA includes these proteins:
- a CDS encoding acetyl-CoA carboxylase carboxyltransferase subunit alpha → MKTTFLDFEQPIAELEAKIEELRFVQDDSAVDISEEIARLEGKSQSLTKDIYAKLTPWQIAQVARHPQRPYSLDYFRLMFTEFQELHGDRSFADDHAIVGGIARFNGHACMVIGHQKGRDTKEKIHRNFGMPRPEGYRKALRLMKLAEKFGMPVFTFIDTPGAYPGIDAEERGQSEAIGHNLYAMAELRVPIIATIIGEGGSGGALAIAVADTLMMLQYSTYSVISPEGCASILWKSADKAADAAEIMGITASRLKTLGLIDKVVNEPAGGGHRDHATVAASLKRALAEAQRQLADLTPTQLVERRIERLMSYGKFKEQAVA, encoded by the coding sequence ATGAAAACCACCTTTCTCGATTTTGAACAGCCGATCGCCGAACTTGAGGCGAAAATCGAGGAGTTGCGTTTCGTGCAGGACGATTCGGCGGTCGACATTTCGGAAGAGATCGCGCGGCTTGAGGGAAAGAGCCAGTCGCTGACCAAGGACATCTACGCCAAGCTCACGCCCTGGCAGATCGCCCAGGTGGCGCGCCATCCGCAGCGCCCTTATTCGCTCGATTATTTCCGCCTGATGTTCACCGAGTTCCAGGAACTGCATGGTGACCGCTCGTTCGCCGATGATCACGCCATCGTCGGTGGCATCGCCCGCTTCAACGGCCACGCCTGCATGGTGATCGGTCATCAGAAGGGGCGCGACACGAAGGAAAAGATCCATCGCAATTTCGGCATGCCGCGACCGGAGGGCTACCGCAAGGCGCTGCGCCTGATGAAGCTGGCCGAAAAATTCGGCATGCCGGTGTTCACCTTCATCGACACGCCGGGCGCCTATCCGGGCATCGACGCCGAAGAGCGCGGCCAGTCCGAAGCCATCGGCCACAACCTCTACGCCATGGCCGAACTGCGCGTGCCCATCATCGCCACCATCATCGGAGAGGGTGGTTCCGGCGGCGCACTGGCGATCGCCGTGGCCGACACCTTGATGATGCTGCAGTACTCGACCTATTCGGTCATTTCGCCGGAAGGCTGTGCGTCCATCCTTTGGAAGAGCGCCGACAAGGCGGCCGACGCCGCGGAAATCATGGGCATCACAGCGTCGCGCCTGAAAACCCTCGGTCTGATCGACAAGGTGGTGAACGAACCTGCCGGTGGCGGTCACCGCGACCACGCCACGGTTGCCGCGTCGCTCAAGCGCGCGCTGGCCGAAGCGCAGCGCCAGCTTGCCGATCTCACCCCGACCCAGCTGGTGGAGCGCCGCATCGAGCGACTGATGTCCTATGGCAAATTCAAGGAGCAGGCCGTCGCCTGA
- a CDS encoding ClpXP protease specificity-enhancing factor: MDVMSSVSTKPYLLRALFDWCADQGLTPYIAVVVDERAGVPRQYVKDGQIILNIGREAVHQLVMGNELITCSARFGGVAQELTIPIDCVAAIYARENGHGMAFEVTPGQTVRADVAPAAASERSEQPVLTTPDKPAGRSHLRRIK, translated from the coding sequence ATGGATGTGATGAGTTCCGTTTCGACCAAGCCCTATCTGCTCCGTGCGCTGTTTGACTGGTGTGCGGACCAGGGGCTCACGCCTTACATCGCGGTCGTCGTCGACGAGCGCGCGGGCGTCCCACGCCAGTACGTGAAGGATGGCCAGATCATCCTGAACATCGGGCGCGAAGCGGTTCACCAACTGGTCATGGGCAACGAACTGATCACCTGCTCGGCCCGTTTCGGCGGCGTCGCCCAGGAATTGACCATACCGATTGATTGTGTCGCTGCAATCTATGCGCGCGAGAATGGTCACGGCATGGCATTCGAAGTCACACCCGGTCAGACCGTTCGCGCCGATGTGGCGCCCGCCGCGGCATCCGAGCGCAGCGAACAGCCCGTGCTCACCACGCCGGACAAGCCGGCCGGCCGGTCGCACCTTCGCCGCATCAAGTAG
- a CDS encoding glutathione S-transferase N-terminal domain-containing protein, with product MMNLYSGTTDPFSHRCRIVLYEKGMDFQVIDVDLYNKPEDIAVINPYNRVPVLVDRDLILYDSNIINEYIDERFPHPQLMPPDPIMRARARQLLHTVENELFSHIEPLEKNARTADKSRVHLRDRLTELTAIFAKQKYMLGEEFSMLDVAIAPLLWRLDHYGIELPKSAAPLMKYAERIFSRQGFIDALTPSEKVMRR from the coding sequence ATGATGAATCTGTACTCGGGGACCACCGATCCCTTCTCCCATCGCTGCCGTATTGTCCTCTACGAAAAAGGCATGGATTTCCAGGTCATTGATGTCGACCTGTACAACAAGCCGGAAGACATTGCGGTCATCAATCCATACAACCGCGTGCCGGTGCTGGTTGATCGCGATCTCATCCTGTACGACTCCAACATCATCAATGAGTACATTGATGAGCGCTTTCCACACCCGCAACTGATGCCGCCGGACCCGATCATGCGGGCCCGCGCGCGCCAGCTGCTGCACACGGTCGAGAACGAACTGTTCTCACACATCGAGCCGCTGGAAAAGAATGCGCGTACGGCTGACAAGTCGCGCGTGCACCTGCGTGATCGTCTGACCGAGCTCACGGCGATCTTCGCCAAGCAGAAGTACATGCTGGGCGAGGAATTTTCCATGCTGGACGTTGCCATTGCTCCATTACTATGGCGACTTGACCACTACGGTATCGAACTTCCCAAGTCTGCAGCGCCTCTGATGAAGTACGCTGAACGTATCTTTTCCCGCCAAGGGTTCATTGATGCGCTCACGCCGTCCGAAAAAGTGATGCGTCGCTAG
- a CDS encoding cytochrome c1: MKQLKNLFLGVLFAPLVAMAAGGHVQLDRAPTEKFRDALAIQRGAQMFVNYCLNCHSASYMRYNRLNDVGLTDEQIKDNLLFAADKVGETMRVGMTRADGIKWFGAAPPDLSVVARSRASGDGSGADWLYTYLRGFYRDDARPTGWNNTAFANVGMPHVLYELQGEQTAKHVKVSDGHGGEVDSLKIELTKPGKLSKSEYDSAIGDLVAYLVFMAEPGAEKRRQTGLLVILGLSVLLTLAYLLKREYWKDVH, encoded by the coding sequence ATGAAACAACTCAAAAACCTGTTTCTGGGCGTCCTGTTCGCCCCCTTGGTTGCAATGGCCGCAGGCGGTCACGTTCAACTCGATCGCGCCCCGACCGAGAAATTCCGTGACGCACTGGCGATCCAGCGCGGCGCGCAGATGTTCGTCAATTACTGCCTGAACTGCCACTCGGCGTCGTACATGCGTTACAACCGCCTGAACGATGTCGGCCTGACAGACGAGCAGATCAAGGACAACCTGCTGTTCGCAGCCGACAAGGTCGGTGAAACGATGCGCGTCGGCATGACGCGCGCCGACGGCATCAAGTGGTTCGGCGCGGCGCCGCCTGACCTGAGCGTGGTGGCGCGTTCGCGCGCATCGGGCGACGGCAGTGGCGCAGACTGGCTGTACACCTATCTGCGCGGCTTCTACCGCGACGACGCGCGCCCGACCGGCTGGAACAACACGGCCTTTGCCAACGTAGGCATGCCGCACGTCCTGTACGAACTTCAGGGCGAGCAGACTGCGAAGCACGTGAAGGTTTCCGATGGTCACGGCGGCGAAGTCGATTCGCTGAAGATCGAACTGACGAAGCCGGGCAAGCTCAGCAAGTCCGAGTACGATTCAGCGATCGGTGATCTGGTTGCCTACCTCGTTTTCATGGCCGAACCCGGCGCCGAAAAGCGTCGCCAGACCGGCCTGCTCGTCATCCTAGGTCTTTCCGTCCTGCTCACGCTGGCATACCTGCTCAAGCGCGAGTACTGGAAAGACGTCCATTAA
- a CDS encoding cytochrome b — MAGEKVVTTTGLLGWIDQRFPLTSMYKEHLAEYYAPKNFNFWYFFGSLALLVLVIQVVTGIFLVMHFKPDASLNASGVPVAFASVEYIMRDVPWGWMIRYMHSTGASAFFVVVYLHMFRGLMYGSYRKPRELVWIFGCAIFLLLMAEAFMGYLLPWGQMSYWGAQVIINLFSAIPVIGNDLSIWLRGDYVIGDATLNRFFSFHVIAVPLVLIGLVAAHIIALHEVGSNNPDGVDIKKHKDPKTGIPLDGIPFHPYYTVKDIVGVVVFLICFSAVVFFAPEFGGYFLEYNNFIPADPLKTPSHIAPVWYFTPFYSILRANTVNFFWIDAKLWGVIFMGLSVMIFFLLPWLDRSPVKSIRYRGPIYKAALTIFIIAFLILGYLGVQAPTPMGTLVSQICTIIYFLFFIAMPWYTAIDKTKPVPDRVTGH, encoded by the coding sequence ATGGCAGGCGAAAAGGTTGTAACGACTACCGGCCTGCTGGGCTGGATCGACCAGCGTTTCCCGCTGACGTCGATGTACAAGGAACATCTGGCGGAGTACTACGCGCCGAAAAACTTCAACTTCTGGTACTTCTTCGGTTCGCTCGCACTGCTCGTGCTGGTGATCCAGGTCGTTACAGGCATCTTCCTGGTGATGCACTTCAAACCGGACGCGTCGCTGAATGCGTCGGGTGTTCCGGTGGCCTTCGCCAGTGTCGAATACATCATGCGCGACGTGCCGTGGGGCTGGATGATCCGCTACATGCACTCGACCGGTGCTTCGGCGTTCTTCGTCGTGGTCTATCTGCACATGTTCCGCGGTCTGATGTACGGCTCATATCGCAAGCCGCGCGAACTGGTGTGGATCTTCGGTTGCGCCATCTTCCTGCTGCTGATGGCAGAGGCCTTCATGGGCTACCTGCTGCCTTGGGGACAGATGTCGTACTGGGGCGCCCAGGTCATCATCAACCTGTTCTCGGCCATCCCGGTCATCGGCAACGATCTGTCGATCTGGCTGCGTGGCGACTACGTGATCGGTGATGCGACGCTGAACCGCTTCTTCTCGTTCCACGTGATCGCCGTGCCGCTCGTGCTGATCGGTCTGGTTGCCGCGCACATCATCGCGCTGCACGAAGTCGGTTCGAACAACCCGGATGGCGTGGATATCAAGAAGCACAAGGACCCCAAGACAGGCATTCCGCTCGACGGCATTCCGTTCCATCCGTACTACACGGTGAAGGACATCGTCGGTGTCGTGGTCTTCCTGATCTGCTTCTCTGCGGTGGTGTTCTTCGCGCCCGAGTTCGGCGGCTACTTCCTGGAATACAACAACTTCATTCCGGCCGACCCGCTGAAGACGCCGTCGCACATCGCGCCGGTGTGGTACTTCACGCCGTTCTATTCGATCCTGCGCGCCAACACGGTGAATTTCTTCTGGATCGATGCGAAGCTGTGGGGCGTGATCTTCATGGGGCTGTCCGTGATGATCTTCTTCCTGCTGCCCTGGCTCGATCGTTCGCCGGTGAAGTCGATCCGTTATCGCGGCCCGATCTACAAGGCAGCGCTGACCATCTTCATCATTGCCTTCCTGATCCTGGGTTATCTGGGCGTGCAGGCACCGACGCCGATGGGCACGCTGGTGTCGCAGATCTGCACGATCATCTACTTCCTTTTCTTCATCGCGATGCCCTGGTACACCGCGATCGACAAGACGAAGCCCGTACCTGATCGCGTGACCGGACACTGA
- the petA gene encoding ubiquinol-cytochrome c reductase iron-sulfur subunit — MSGNEKKMDCGRRNLLVATACAGGVAGLAVAVPFLTSLAPSERAKAAGAPVEVDVSKLAPGEMTTVEWQGKPVWILRRTPEQLEALTKIEEKLADPKSERNPSEFTPEYARNVQRAREDRAEFAVLVAICTHLGCSPSGPFASGSNAQLGDVAGFVCPCHGSSFDLAGRVFKAMPAPDNLPVPPYMFLSDSRILVGQDTKEG; from the coding sequence ATGAGTGGCAATGAGAAAAAAATGGATTGCGGGCGCCGCAATCTGCTCGTGGCAACCGCCTGTGCGGGTGGCGTTGCAGGACTTGCAGTCGCAGTTCCCTTTCTGACCAGTCTGGCTCCTTCGGAACGCGCGAAAGCTGCTGGCGCGCCGGTCGAGGTGGATGTGTCCAAACTCGCTCCGGGCGAAATGACCACCGTCGAGTGGCAGGGCAAACCGGTGTGGATCCTGCGTCGCACGCCGGAACAGCTCGAAGCCCTCACGAAGATCGAGGAAAAGCTGGCGGATCCCAAATCGGAACGCAACCCGTCCGAATTCACTCCTGAATACGCCCGCAACGTGCAGCGCGCTCGCGAAGATCGCGCCGAGTTCGCGGTGCTAGTGGCGATCTGTACCCATCTCGGCTGTTCGCCTTCGGGCCCGTTCGCATCGGGTTCGAACGCACAGCTTGGCGACGTCGCCGGATTCGTGTGCCCCTGCCACGGCTCCAGCTTCGACCTCGCAGGTCGCGTATTCAAGGCAATGCCGGCGCCGGACAACCTCCCGGTGCCGCCGTACATGTTCCTGTCCGACAGCCGAATCCTGGTCGGCCAGGACACCAAGGAGGGCTGA